Proteins encoded by one window of Vitis vinifera cultivar Pinot Noir 40024 chromosome 10, ASM3070453v1:
- the LOC100855150 gene encoding uncharacterized protein LOC100855150, producing the protein MTSITGWRLYFDGAANQSGFGIGILLISPQGDHIPRSVWLAFSDHHQLTNNIVEYEACIIGLEIALDLGIRQLEIQGDSNLVIKQTQGIWRTWDEKLKPYHAYLDLLIDRFDVLRYIHLPRAENQFADAFATLASLIVIPAGVNVRPLLIETRSAPACYYLIGEIEDQIELPWYHDIYQLLSCGAYPESASTKDRRALRQLATRFVVCGDALYRRSPDGLLLLCLDRASADRVMREVHAGVCGPHMGDCCQFVQRCQECQMHGDLIHVPPSELHALTSPLPFSVWGIDIIGKISPKSSSGHEYILVAIDYFTKWVEAASYARLTTTRVAKFIRSHILCRYGVPHELISDRGVHFKGEVDMLIQEYGIQYHRSSAYRPQTNGAVEAVSITSGDIEGHILSFHSVYLPQVHDQR; encoded by the exons ATGACTAGTATTACGGGGTGGCggttgtactttgatggtgccgcCAATCAGTCGGGGTTTGGCATTGGTATCTTATTGATATCACCACAGGGTGATCATATCCCCAGATCGGTCTGGTTAGCATTTTCTGATCATCACCAGTTGACGAATAATATTGTagagtatgaggcttgcattATAGGTTTGGAGATTGCACTTGATCTTGGCATTAGACAGTTGGAGATCCAAGGGGATTCCAACTTGGTTATAAAGCAGACTCAGGGTATCTGGAGGACATGGGATGAGAAGCTGAAACCCTACCATGCTTACTTGGACCTGTTGATTGATAGATTCGATGTGTTAAGGTATATACATCTGCCCAGGGCGGAGAATCAGTTTGCCGATGCATTCGCCACCTTGGCTTCTCTGATTGTGATCCCTGCGGGGGTGAATGTTAGGCCATTGCTGATTGAGACTAGGTCTGCACCAGCTTGCTATTATCTGATTGGAGAGATAGAGGATCAGATTGAGCTGCCATGGTATCACGATATTTATCAGCTTCTGTCATGCGGCGCTTACCCAGAGTCAGCCTCGaccaaggataggagagcattgagacagttggccaccaGATTTGTTGTTTGTGGGGATGCGCTGTATAGGAGATCACCTGATGGCTTGTTATTATTATGTCTAGACCGTGCAtctgcagatcgagtgatgagagaggttcatgcagggGTCTGTGGCCCACACATGGGAG attgttgccagtttgtACAGAGATGTCAAGAGTGTCAGATGCATGGAGACTTGATACATGTGCCACCTTCTGAGTTGCATGCACTTACATCCCCTttgccattttcagtatggggtattgatattattgggaagatctcGCCCAAGTCTTCCAGTGGGCATGAGTACATTTTGGTTGCCATTgactatttcaccaagtgggtggaagctgctTCTTATGCTAGGTTGACAACGACCAGAGTGGCCAAGTTCATCAGGTCGCATATTCTCTGCCGATACGGGGTCCCTCATGAGCTGATCTCAGACAGAGGGGTGCATTTCAAGGGCGAGGTGGACATGTTGATTCAAGAGTATGGCATTCAGTATCACAGatcgtctgcgtacaggccACAGACTAATGGAGCAGTTGAGGCc GTCTCCATTACTTCGGGGGATATCGAGGGTCACATATTGTCTTTCCATTCAGTTTACTTGCCTCAGGTCCATGATCAGAGATAG